One stretch of Anguilla anguilla isolate fAngAng1 chromosome 5, fAngAng1.pri, whole genome shotgun sequence DNA includes these proteins:
- the LOC118227297 gene encoding C-C motif chemokine 3-like: protein MNTAMKLSTLLILVLLGSLELVSSGPLGINTGSNCCPDIKKGPKIPLAMVVSYHKTSSSCAKAAVVFVTKRKRRICVNPSEEWVRSHMTHVDSRSRKATTVSLKTTS, encoded by the exons ATGAACACAGCGATGAAACTGAGCACTCTGCTGATCCTCGTGCTGCTCGGCTCTCTGGAGCTTGTCTCTTCTG GCCCTCTAGGAATAAACACAGGCAGCAACTGCTGCCCGGATATAAAAAAGGGACCAAAGATCCCGCTGGCGATGGTGGTCTCCTATCATAaaaccagcagcagctgtgccaAAGCAGCAGTAGT ATTTGTAACCAAGCGCAAAAGGCGCATATGTGTGAATCCCTCCGAGGAATGGGTGCGCAGTCACATGACTCATGTGGACAGCAGGTCAAGGAAAGCCACAACCGTGTCACTCAAAACCACATCCTGA
- the LOC118227292 gene encoding C-C motif chemokine 17-like: protein MNTAMKMSALLIVMLLGSLELVSSDKDSWVGADCCTRYERKRIPLPMVVSWHETSSSCAKAAVVFVTELGRRLCLNPSEGWVRSHMTQVDSGSRKVTTVSIKTISRGPPH from the exons ATGAACACAGCGATGAAAATGAGCGCTCTGCTGATCGTCATGCTGCTCGGCTCTCTAGAGCTTGTCTCTTCTG ATAAGGACTCTTGGGTAGGGGCGGACTGCTGCACACGCTATGAAAGAAAGAGGATCCCACTACCAATGGTGGTCTCCTGGCATGaaaccagcagcagctgtgccaAAGCAGCAGTAGT ATTTGTAACCGAGCTCGGAAGGCGCCTATGTCTAAATCCCTCCGAGGGCTGGGTGCGCAGTCACATGACTCAGGTGGACAGCGGGTCAAGGAAAGTCACAACCGTGTCAATCAAAACCATATCCCGAGGCCCTCCCCACTAA